The DNA segment TCCATAATTTTTATCCTTAACTTAAATAGTATTATTATTAATCATATCAATATTCAAATAACAATTAGTGTGGGATTAATATGGTGAAAACTTGGATGAAAATTATAAATAGTACTTTTGACTTAAAGGATAAAATTAATGCGTCCTTGGGTCGCGAAACTCGCGTAGAGTGGAATAAACGTAAACTTGATGAATATTTTATTTATTTGAGAGGTTTAGAGTTTCAGGGCTTGGATGGCATTTTAGATGAGGCTGTTTTTTTATGGGAGTCTGGCTTGTATAAGCAATTTATGTTGTCATATGAGCCAAGCTTTAAGGTTGCGACTGAAAGAGTTTTTACCGAGGAAGAGGCTTTAAAAAATCGTTTATTATCTTTGGCAAGAGAATACTTATCTCCAAGTGGTGCCAGAACGGTTTCTTTAAAAATCACAGATCAGAATGTTTTCAAATCTTTACATAATATGATTGAAACAGCTTATTTTTTTAATTATCAGTCTTCTTTCATATGGAACGATATTTTAAATATATATTTTGGAGGTTTACCTGAAAGGCTGATTTTAGGATTAGAAAAATTTGATGAGTTTTCACATACTCCTCAACCTACTAATGAGTTTTTCCAGAAACTTGCTAAAACTCAGATAACACAAAAAGACACCTATGATTTAAATCAAAAAATGTTTTTTCTATTAATGCATATCGAAGATACAATTTTTGGACATAACTTTGGGGACTTTAATGAGGAATATCGACCAACAGAAGGCCATTTCATTCGTTTATTAGCGGGTTGTAGTGCGGCTCATAATAATCGTGAATTCACAGCCCCTGAAGATATTATAATGGCTTATAAAACTTTTTTTAAGCTTATTAAAACTGATATTACTGTTTATAAGGCTCCTCAGAGTATTATTGATTCTATTCCGGAGTTCACAGGTTATTTGGTTTGTGATAAGTGTGGTGTTTCTCATGGCCTGGGCCCAGATGATTCTCCTGAGGATTATTCTGATGTTTGTGATTGTGGTGGTCATTTAGTTTATAAAGATAGTATTTAGTCGTTTTTCTCATGATGGTGTTCTTAAATCGGATGTAATATCTGGTCCGTCTCCTTTTGGTTTGTGTTTTGATAGTTATGGTAAGTTATGGATTTGGATGGGAGTATATTCGCCGGAATTTTATAATAAAAAATCTTAGATATTAAATAATGGGGGTCATATGTTGTTAAATGCTAAGTTTCGTAAGCCTTCACGTGAGAATTTTGGGTATTATGAATTGAAAAAGTTGAAGAATAAATATCCTGATGAGGATATCGATGGCTTGGTGGTTCTTTTAATCGAGTTGTTAGATTCAGGTATTTATTTTGACTTATTTGATATTTTTTCTAATTGGAAAGAGCCTGTTTCGGCTATGAGTGATAATAGTTTAGAAATTGCTAGTGAAAGTTATCTTTTGACTCTTGCACATGAAAATCTCAATCATAAGCCAGGCATTTTTTCTTCAGATCTCATTAATTATCCGATGTTTTATTATTTCTTTCCATTTTTGGAATGGATCTATTCCATGAATTTAGAAAGAGATTTAATGCCTGATGATGTTTTAAATTTATTTAAAAGTGGTTTGGGTGAAAAAATCACATTTTATTTATTGGATTTTGATAGAATAGAAGAAAATCCTGAAATTACTAATGATTTCTTTCAGAAATTAAAAAAAATCAAATGGGAAAATAGGAAAACTAAAGATTTTTATTCTAGGATGGAACGAGTTTTAAGATTCCATGCTTTTAATGGATATGGCGTTAAAGAAGCCTCTTTTCTTACAACTCAAATGGATATAATCCTATTTTTATCAGGATGCAGCTCCGTTAAAGAGAACAGACAAAAAATAATAACTGAAGACGTTTTAATAGCATATAAAACCTTATTTAAAATCATTAGAACCGATATTTCTAAATTAATTTAGTTATAGGGTGCTAGAGATTATTAATGCTTTGAAGTCTCTAGTACTTTATGATATCAGTATTAAAGATAAGCAGCCAGATCTTGAGCCTCCATGGGATCCACAACCAAAAGTATCTAATGATCAGTTGCCGGGGGATATTCGCAGCATAAGAGATGTTGTAAGTGGAGTAAAAGATGCTAAAATAGCAGACTGGACACTAAATCCATTTAATGATGATACTGATATGAATGCATCCCATGTTGATGTACCGGATTGGGCATATAAAAATCGGAATACTACAGGCATTATCTTCCACATGGCTATATCTGTCATATTTGGGTTATTCACTTAAAAAATTCATTGAAAAATCAGTTTTAGACTTTTTCATTGAATATGGGTTTTATGTTACTCCAAATCTTCAGGAAATGCTACTTACTCCAATCACTGGTTTTGGTTCAATGAATGTAATCGGTCTTGGTTTAAGAAATTTAGCAGTAATGGTTCCAGCTTTAGAACCTTATATTGTACCTGTAACAGATATTTTAGATCAATTAACGTTAATGGATGTAGTCCAAAAATTTAATGAACTTTTAAGTAAAAAATAGGAATGGTGTTGATTAATGTCTTTTAGAGAAAAATTACGAATTCCTTCAAATAGGGATTTTGGTTATTATGAATTAAAAAAATTGAAGGCTAAGTATCCTAATGTGGATGTGGATGGCTTTGTAGATGATTTAATGGATGTTATTGATTCTGGACTTTATGAAAAATTATTTGATGTTTATGTTAATTGGGACGAACCGGTTCCATTAGACAGTCCGTTGAGTAATGAAATCGCTTTTGAAAGCCCAATTTTAGTTTTGGCTTCGAAAAATTTAAGGAAGAAATCCCTTATTTCGTCTGATGTGATACACTTCAGTACATTTTATTTTTTCCTACCATTTTTAGAATGGGTATATTCTATGAGTTTAGGCCGTAAATTAGACTTGAAAGACGTTAAAATACTTTTTACAAGCACTATTCCTGAAAAAATTGCTTTAAATTTGCTTGATTTTGATAAAGTAAAGAATAACAATGAAGTTACTCCTGAGTTTTTTAATAGTCTCAAAGAGTTAAAATGGGAAAATAATAAGATTAAAGATTTTTATAAAAGAACAGAGAAGTTATCTGGGTTTTTTATTTTTAGAGAGGAGGATATGAAGGAAAATTCATTTATAGTACACCAAAAACGAATTATAATATTTTTAGCGGGCTGTTCAGCCGTAAAAAAAGGAGAAAGTGTTATAAATATAGATGATATTATTCTAGCCTATGAAACCTTATTTAAGATTATTAGAACGGATATATCTAAATTAATTTAGAGGATTAAAGACTTAAATTCTCATAATTTATGATATTAGTGTTAATGCTTTGAATACAACTAGTGAGGCCACGGATTTGGCCGTGAATATCACGGGTAATGCTAGTAGTTTAGGTATTGGTGATACGGTTCATTTGATTATTAGTCTTAGCAATATGGGCCCTAAAAATAGTGATGCTAAGTTGAATTATAAGATTCCGGTGGGTTTGAAGTTATTATCTTCTCAAGGGCCAGGGGCCTACGATTCGGCCAGTGGTGTGTGGAATGCCGGTTTATTATTAGTTAATGATAGTGTTAGTTTGGATTTGATGTTGCAGGCCACAAATATTGGTTATTTTGTGAATACAGTGAGTGTTTATGGTGATTTAACCAGCACCCATGCTACTAAACCTATTGTTAAGATTTTCAATGGTAAGTGGAGATCCACCGCGTCCATGGCTGATTTTAATAGTGGGAATAATATGGCCACTTATAATATTGATGTTAGATCTCCGACTAATCCTAAACCTAACCATGAATATAAGTGGCCTGATTTGCCAGATCCGACCCCTAAGCCTCAACCTCATCCAAATCCTAAGCCAGAACCTCAACCAGATCCTGAGCCTAAACCACCATGGGACTCTCAACCTAATATAAATAATGATCAACTACCTCGAGACATAAATAGTGTTAGAGATGTTGTAAACGGAGTAAAAGATGCTAAAATAGCAAATTGGAATATGACTCTAGATTCTCCAATTGATAAGAATGAATTATTATCTTATGCTATTGATATAGCTGCAGAATTGATTTATATTGGTGCAATGGTGGGAACTCCGGGATCTGGTGAATACTTACAACAAGTCAAAAATGGAATGATAGAAGCAGGAGCTGCTTTAAAAATGGCTGCAGAATATTTTATAAAAGACCCCCGACAGGATTTTAGATTACTAAAAAGGTCTTTTAAGAATGTTGGTGAGAATGAAAATCAGTTAAAATTTTTGGATGATTTTTCTAAGAATACATTTAGAATAGATCCAAACATTGCTCAGAAGTTAGTAGGGGATGCTTTATGTGAGATTTTCCCGAAGCAAGCTGGAAAAATAAAAGTTTTCTTTAATGTAATGGGCCCTGCACAATTCCTCTTAGATCCATTAGAAATTTGGAAATCTTGGGGGGAAGTGGTATACAGTCTCTTTGTGGACGGATTTGGTCAGGGTGACTATGGTAAAGTCGTAGATAACTTCTGGGAAGCATTAGATCAAACTTTTAATCATCCTCTTCCAGGTACATAAATAATAAATGTCAAATCAATATTATAAATTATTACAAATCAATATTATGGGGGGATTATTTTGAAAACTTGGATGAAATTTCTGAATTCGACTTTTGATTTTAAAGATAAAATCAACTCTTCTTTGGGTAGAGAGACTAGAGTTGATTGGAATAATAGAAAGCTTAAAGAATATTCGGAATATCTGAGGAATTTAAAAATAAAAAATTTAGATATTATTTTAGATGAATTAATGAATAACTGGAGGTCTGGCTTTTATAAAGAGTTAATGTTATCATTTGTTGCTGATAAGGATGATACTAGGTTTCTGACTTTTGATGAGTTATATAATAATCGTTTACTTGTCTTAGCAGCTGAAAATTTATCTAAAACAAATCTTAAGACTATTGCTTTCAGTAAAACAGATCTAAATGTTTTTAAGACTATGCAACCTTTCATTGACACAATATATTTCATGAATATTGGCCATAAATTTACGTGGGAAGATGTTTTGAATACCTTCTTCAATGGCCTAGATGCAAGACTAATGTTTGGATTAGATAAATTCGATGAACTAAAAGATGCTCCAGAACCTACAGCTGAATTTTTTCAGAAATTAGGCGAAACACAAATAGCAAGCAAGGCAACATCTGACTTATACATGAAATTAACACTTTTACAGATGCATATAGAAGATGACATATTTGGCATTAATTCTGATGATGTAATAATGGCCTATAAGACTTTTTTGAAGTTAATTAAAACTGATATTACAGTTTATAAGGCTCCTCAGAGTATTATTGATTCTATGCATGAGTTCACGGGGGCTCTGGTTTGTGATAAGTGTGTTGTTTCTCATGGAATGGGTCCAGAGGATTCTCCGGATGATTTTGAGAATACTTGTGAATGCGGTGGCCATTTAATTTATAAAAAGGAAATTTAATCCATTCTACAAACCAACGTAGAAAATATAGGGCCCCTAATATCAATTTCTTTATTATTTCCCGTGATATAATTCAAGGCCACATTATCCAGCTGTAGATTTATATCGGAAAGTGATCGGGCAATGGTGCTCCTAATTTTAATTTCATCCATGCCACTAACCACCATTTCTTCTACTTTGTAGGCGGCCTGAGCAGCAAGAGCTTCTAAATAACTGGTATTAATTGGTATTCCTTTATCAACGGCCTTTTTTATTAGAGGATCATCCAATTTTCCTTCTACCGGAACTCCTACAATGTTTCCTTGATAAATGTAAACCTGATTTTTAGCTGCTGGGCCCAAGAGTCGGGTGTCGGATTCTTCTTCCACGGCTTCTAAAATAATTTTTTTACCTAAAAATTCTCCAGAGAATATGGTAATCTCGCAGGGGGATTCTGCCGATGCATTTTCACTCCAAACAGAAATTATATTCTCCATGAGGGCCTTACCCTCTTCAGTAACTGGATAATAATTTATACGCAGCATAGTGGCCAAATCACGATCACTGAGTTCCCATTTACCATATATTTGGGGATAAACCATTTCCCTAATGTCATTTGCCTGATTCAGGACCATGGCCATTCTCTCAGCACCTACTCCCAGGTTCATGACTTCTTTATCAATGCCATATTTGGAAAGGGCAATAGGAGAATACAATCCGAAGGTGGCGATTTCTATCCATTCTTTTAACTTAGGATGGTATCCATAAACCTCAGTCTGGGTTTCAGGGATATAATATTTGGATTTTTTCTCATCAGGAATGAATTTGAACTTGGAAAAACCAAAATACTCCAGTAAACTTTCAGAAATTGCCTTACCCATGTCCAGAGAAACTTCTTCATCCACTACCACACAAGAAGCAGAATGATAGGTCATCAAGTGGCTGGAATCTTCTCTTTGTTCCCTTCTAAAACATCTATCAATTGAAAACAGTTTTAAGGGTAGTTTAGAATGATTGTGGGCATTTTGTAATGATATAAACCATCCAGACGTCATATGGGATCGTAAGGTGGTTCTGCTGGATATGGGTTTTAATTCATGTATTTCTGGAAATACCTTCTCCAGAACCCGCAGGCCAACATGGTCTTCCACTTCAAGGGATGCAGAAACATCGTGTACTAGATCGTCCCCTTCCACATTTCCCTTTTTATAACCTCTAAAAACATCTTGAAGGCCTTTTAAATGGTCTTCATTAACTTCCACACCTAACTTTTCAATTTTTTCTATTTTATCGATTCCCAAGCCAATATCTGGTCTAGGAAGACCTGCCAAGTAGAAACAACGGTCAAGAACTGCAGGGGCTTCTGGTCCGAACTGCTTGTAAACATGATCTTCTTCCACAAAAAGAGGATTTATAGTTTCCTGAAAACCTAACTGCAGATAGGCTTGTCTTATCTGCCATATGGTGTCGTATAGAACGTGTGATTTCCCGGTAGTAAATCGTAACCGGGGGTGTTGCTGGTCATGGTGTGGGGTTTTTAATAATTTTCCACTTTCCATCCATGCCTTTTCAAAATCTTTCTTAGCCAGCTTTATAATCTTTTTTTTGTCCAAATTATGCCCCCAAATGATTTTTGAGTTATTGTGACCTACAAAACTTAAGAATTCCTATTGGATCACATTAATTATTTTTAAATTAAGTTAAATCTTTAATTTTAAAGTTATATTAGAACTGTTAATAAACTTGTATTTGATTTATATGGTTCACAGCTATATTAATTTTTTAAATTTTATCTAATCGAATATTTTTATTGGTTAAATTTTAAATTTGGATTTATTCTAGTAACAATTATGTCATTAATTCCAAAACTTTTGTTTAATATAATTTTGATTTAGTGTTTTATTTCATAAAATTATAATAATCATAATAGTCAATGAAAAATCATGGAAAGCGAATTTTATAAATGTGATGTGCTGATTATTGGCTCAGGAGGCGCTGGCTGCAGGGCAGCAATAGAAGTTTCTAATCACAATTTAAAACCTATAATTGTTTCTAAAGGACTATCATTTAAATCAGGATGTACAGGCATGGCTGAAG comes from the Methanobacteriales archaeon HGW-Methanobacteriales-1 genome and includes:
- the sepS gene encoding O-phosphoserine--tRNA ligase — its product is MDKKKIIKLAKKDFEKAWMESGKLLKTPHHDQQHPRLRFTTGKSHVLYDTIWQIRQAYLQLGFQETINPLFVEEDHVYKQFGPEAPAVLDRCFYLAGLPRPDIGLGIDKIEKIEKLGVEVNEDHLKGLQDVFRGYKKGNVEGDDLVHDVSASLEVEDHVGLRVLEKVFPEIHELKPISSRTTLRSHMTSGWFISLQNAHNHSKLPLKLFSIDRCFRREQREDSSHLMTYHSASCVVVDEEVSLDMGKAISESLLEYFGFSKFKFIPDEKKSKYYIPETQTEVYGYHPKLKEWIEIATFGLYSPIALSKYGIDKEVMNLGVGAERMAMVLNQANDIREMVYPQIYGKWELSDRDLATMLRINYYPVTEEGKALMENIISVWSENASAESPCEITIFSGEFLGKKIILEAVEEESDTRLLGPAAKNQVYIYQGNIVGVPVEGKLDDPLIKKAVDKGIPINTSYLEALAAQAAYKVEEMVVSGMDEIKIRSTIARSLSDINLQLDNVALNYITGNNKEIDIRGPIFSTLVCRMD